A stretch of Carya illinoinensis cultivar Pawnee chromosome 14, C.illinoinensisPawnee_v1, whole genome shotgun sequence DNA encodes these proteins:
- the LOC122295038 gene encoding uncharacterized protein LOC122295038 isoform X2, whose protein sequence is MSTITATRRAKWQYPPLPPTPRILHLPRRPRRRAPKNVASKPAATESRRDRKGKLEALFDQERVFSRTGVPLVLLDYGGRGESESRRVRVEESSSESGGGGGGGVAEEKWRFQAEMLRAECNLLRMEKEIAVKKLERSRLKMERTLRSAVQTLVSGRKKISEENNVSMGLEEEIQELVEKLEKLQRSSGVKDFGVRNFSNFDKQASLLRRRLHKFGATSDEICVKEIREMAEASLSMETSCEVNHESFVSSGKCNVEILRRKMEALSKGILLDRMEEEYRSMLSTPHSSVASSASSSMRIEYPNSSSTSARQPEQKKKSPEDNMCSGRCKAIVRRIVEQVRAETEQWSQMQEMLGQVRKDMEELQASRDFWEDRALNSDNQIQTLHSTVQEWRQKAMSSESKSNELQLQMSEIRRELERMRKEQNSEVGAPRIAQDAQNETEKRVLVCRLKENRCTDDNANKEVSRDRRIKTHSSSSGFVAQKRLPFRDIGNSSSSLMRQNSKAVFPLHCPSTFNSVEL, encoded by the exons ATGTCAACGATAACAGCAACAAGGAGAGCAAAATGGCAGTACCCACCACTCCCACCAACCCCGAGAATCCTCCACTTGCCACGCCGGCCTCGACGGAGAGCCCCCAAGAACGTAGCTTCAAAGCCTGCCGCCACTGAGTCCCGGCGTGACCGTAAGGGAAAGCTGGAGGCGCTGTTCGACCAAGAACGTGTGTTTTCGAGAACTGGGGTTCCATTAGTGTTGTTGGACTACGGTGGTCGTGGGGAAAGTGAGAGCAGGAGAGTGAGAGTTGAGGAGAGTAGTAGTGagagtggtggtggtggtggtggtggtgtggcagAGGAGAAGTGGAGGTTCCAAGCAGAGATGTTAAGGGCTGAGTGTAACTTGCTGAGGATGGAAAAGGAGATTGCGGTCAAGAAGTTGGAAAGAAGCCGACTGAAGATGGAGAGGACTCTGAGATCGGCTGTTCAGACTCTGGTTTCT GGGAGAAAGAAGATTTCTGAAGAAAATAATGTGAGCATGGGATTGGAGGAAGAGATCCAAGAATTGGTAGAGAAACTAGAGAAGTTGCAGAGGAGCTCAGGAGTCAAGGATTTTGGAGTTAGGAACTTCAGTAATTTTGATAAACAGGCGTCTCTTCTTCGGAGACGGCTACACAAGTTCGGGGCAACATCGGATGAGATATGCGTGAAGGAGATTCGGGAGATGGCAGAAGCAAGCTTGTCAATGGAAACAAGTTGTGAAGTCAATCATGAGAGCTTTGTTTCCAGTGGAAAATGCAAT GTGGAGATCCTAAGAAGGAAAATGGAAGCATTGTCAAAGGGCATTTTGTTGGACAGGATGGAAGAGGAGTATAGATCAATGCTTTCTACACCACACAGCTCTGTTGCCAGTTCCGCCTCCTCTTCCATGAGAATTGAGTATCCTAACTCATCTTCTACCTCAGCAAGACAACCTGAGCAG AAGAAGAAATCCCCAGAAGATAACATGTGCTCAGGACGTTGCAAGGCTATAGTACGAAGAATTGTAGAGCAAGTTCGAGCTGAGACAGAGCAATGGTCCCAGATGCAGGAGATGCTAGGGCAAGTGAGGAAGGACATGGAAGAACTGCAGGCTTCCCGAGACTTTTGGGAAGATCGAGCCCTCAATTCTGATAATCAGATACAAACTCTACACTCTACT GTTCAAGAATGGAGACAGAAGGCTATGTCATCTGAAAGCAAGTCAAATGAGCTACAATTGCAGATGTCAGAGATCCGCAGAGAGCTTGAAAGGATGAGGAAGGAGCAAAACTCAGAAGTTGGCGCACCCAGAATTGCCCAGGATGCACAAAACGAGACGGAGAAGCGAGTACTGGTTTGTCGCTTGAAAGAGAATCGTTGTACTGATGATAATGCCAATAAGGAGGTCTCAAGGGATAGAAGAATAAAAACACACTCATCCAGCAGCGGATTTGTGGCTCAGAAACGATTGCCTTTTCGAGATATTGGGAACTCATCATCATCGTTGATGAGGCAAAATAGCAAAGCTGTGTTCCCTTTGCATTGCCCCTCCACTTTCAATAGTGTAGAACTTTGA
- the LOC122295038 gene encoding uncharacterized protein LOC122295038 isoform X1 has protein sequence MSTITATRRAKWQYPPLPPTPRILHLPRRPRRRAPKNVASKPAATESRRDRKGKLEALFDQERVFSRTGVPLVLLDYGGRGESESRRVRVEESSSESGGGGGGGVAEEKWRFQAEMLRAECNLLRMEKEIAVKKLERSRLKMERTLRSAVQTLVSGRKKISEENNVSMGLEEEIQELVEKLEKLQRSSGVKDFGVRNFSNFDKQASLLRRRLHKFGATSDEICVKEIREMAEASLSMETSCEVNHESFVSSGKCNTVQVEILRRKMEALSKGILLDRMEEEYRSMLSTPHSSVASSASSSMRIEYPNSSSTSARQPEQKKKSPEDNMCSGRCKAIVRRIVEQVRAETEQWSQMQEMLGQVRKDMEELQASRDFWEDRALNSDNQIQTLHSTVQEWRQKAMSSESKSNELQLQMSEIRRELERMRKEQNSEVGAPRIAQDAQNETEKRVLVCRLKENRCTDDNANKEVSRDRRIKTHSSSSGFVAQKRLPFRDIGNSSSSLMRQNSKAVFPLHCPSTFNSVEL, from the exons ATGTCAACGATAACAGCAACAAGGAGAGCAAAATGGCAGTACCCACCACTCCCACCAACCCCGAGAATCCTCCACTTGCCACGCCGGCCTCGACGGAGAGCCCCCAAGAACGTAGCTTCAAAGCCTGCCGCCACTGAGTCCCGGCGTGACCGTAAGGGAAAGCTGGAGGCGCTGTTCGACCAAGAACGTGTGTTTTCGAGAACTGGGGTTCCATTAGTGTTGTTGGACTACGGTGGTCGTGGGGAAAGTGAGAGCAGGAGAGTGAGAGTTGAGGAGAGTAGTAGTGagagtggtggtggtggtggtggtggtgtggcagAGGAGAAGTGGAGGTTCCAAGCAGAGATGTTAAGGGCTGAGTGTAACTTGCTGAGGATGGAAAAGGAGATTGCGGTCAAGAAGTTGGAAAGAAGCCGACTGAAGATGGAGAGGACTCTGAGATCGGCTGTTCAGACTCTGGTTTCT GGGAGAAAGAAGATTTCTGAAGAAAATAATGTGAGCATGGGATTGGAGGAAGAGATCCAAGAATTGGTAGAGAAACTAGAGAAGTTGCAGAGGAGCTCAGGAGTCAAGGATTTTGGAGTTAGGAACTTCAGTAATTTTGATAAACAGGCGTCTCTTCTTCGGAGACGGCTACACAAGTTCGGGGCAACATCGGATGAGATATGCGTGAAGGAGATTCGGGAGATGGCAGAAGCAAGCTTGTCAATGGAAACAAGTTGTGAAGTCAATCATGAGAGCTTTGTTTCCAGTGGAAAATGCAAT ACTGTGCAGGTGGAGATCCTAAGAAGGAAAATGGAAGCATTGTCAAAGGGCATTTTGTTGGACAGGATGGAAGAGGAGTATAGATCAATGCTTTCTACACCACACAGCTCTGTTGCCAGTTCCGCCTCCTCTTCCATGAGAATTGAGTATCCTAACTCATCTTCTACCTCAGCAAGACAACCTGAGCAG AAGAAGAAATCCCCAGAAGATAACATGTGCTCAGGACGTTGCAAGGCTATAGTACGAAGAATTGTAGAGCAAGTTCGAGCTGAGACAGAGCAATGGTCCCAGATGCAGGAGATGCTAGGGCAAGTGAGGAAGGACATGGAAGAACTGCAGGCTTCCCGAGACTTTTGGGAAGATCGAGCCCTCAATTCTGATAATCAGATACAAACTCTACACTCTACT GTTCAAGAATGGAGACAGAAGGCTATGTCATCTGAAAGCAAGTCAAATGAGCTACAATTGCAGATGTCAGAGATCCGCAGAGAGCTTGAAAGGATGAGGAAGGAGCAAAACTCAGAAGTTGGCGCACCCAGAATTGCCCAGGATGCACAAAACGAGACGGAGAAGCGAGTACTGGTTTGTCGCTTGAAAGAGAATCGTTGTACTGATGATAATGCCAATAAGGAGGTCTCAAGGGATAGAAGAATAAAAACACACTCATCCAGCAGCGGATTTGTGGCTCAGAAACGATTGCCTTTTCGAGATATTGGGAACTCATCATCATCGTTGATGAGGCAAAATAGCAAAGCTGTGTTCCCTTTGCATTGCCCCTCCACTTTCAATAGTGTAGAACTTTGA
- the LOC122294257 gene encoding photosystem II 5 kDa protein, chloroplastic-like gives MASMTMTASFSVVTKLPASTSARRPGLIVAKASTVTDAEKANLEFKHNSKEESSSGRRDLVFAAAAAAAFSVAKLAIAEEPKRGTPEAKKKYAPVCVTMPTARICRK, from the coding sequence ATGGCATCCATGACCATGACTGCCTCATTCTCAGTTGTGACCAAGCTTCCAGCTTCCACCTCTGCTCGCCGGCCAGGCCTCATTGTGGCCAAAGCTTCAACAGTCACAGATGCAGAAAAAGCCAACTTGGAATTCAAGCACAACAGCAAGGAAGAGAGTAGCAGTGGGAGGAGGGACTTGGTCTTTGCTGCTGCTGCAGCTGCAGCATTCTCTGTCGCCAAGCTTGCCATTGCTGAAGAGCCAAAGCGGGGTACCCCAGAAGCCAAGAAGAAGTACGCACCTGTTTGTGTCACTATGCCTACTGCACGTATCTGTCGCAAGTGA